One genomic segment of Cellulophaga sp. HaHaR_3_176 includes these proteins:
- the gldE gene encoding gliding motility-associated protein GldE, with the protein MDPDPFRILLDFIVLDGTLVLKIVVLILLLLCSALISGAEVAFFGLSGTDVHGIDEEKTAKGAIVVKLLDKPKKLLATILIANNAINIAIVLLFTALGDVFFADINYQILDFISVRFLLEVVVVTFLILMFGEILPKVYANRNQKTFAITMAFPLKVLDFLFTPLSSPMRSVTIFLYNKLGKQKSNLSVDHLSQALELTSEGDTTKEEQKILQGIVSFGNTDTKQVMRPRIDIFALSSDMKFIEVIDEIKKRGYSRIPVFTENMDNVQGVLYVKDLLPYIERKTFNWMSLIREPYFVPENKKLDDLLLEFQDKKNHLAVVVDEYGGTSGIVTLEDIIEEIVGDISDEFDDEDLIFSKLDDHNYIFDGKTNLKDFYRVVKIDDESDFEDQKGESETIAGFILEIAGSFPKRGEKILFKDYKFIVESLDKKRLKQIKVTLPNEL; encoded by the coding sequence TTGGACCCAGACCCCTTTAGGATATTATTAGATTTCATTGTACTAGATGGTACATTGGTGCTAAAAATAGTAGTACTTATATTATTACTTTTATGTTCTGCTTTAATTTCTGGAGCAGAAGTAGCTTTTTTTGGACTTTCAGGTACAGATGTTCATGGTATTGATGAAGAGAAAACGGCAAAAGGTGCTATAGTTGTAAAGCTTTTAGATAAACCTAAAAAACTTTTGGCAACTATATTAATTGCTAACAATGCTATAAACATTGCTATTGTATTATTATTTACGGCGTTAGGTGATGTTTTTTTTGCTGATATCAATTACCAAATACTTGATTTTATTTCTGTTCGTTTCTTGTTAGAAGTAGTTGTTGTGACTTTTTTAATATTAATGTTTGGAGAAATTTTACCGAAAGTATATGCAAATAGAAATCAGAAAACATTTGCAATAACAATGGCATTTCCTTTAAAGGTTTTAGATTTTTTATTTACGCCATTAAGTTCACCGATGCGTTCTGTAACCATATTCTTATATAATAAATTAGGGAAACAGAAATCAAACCTAAGTGTAGATCATCTTTCTCAAGCTTTGGAGTTAACTTCAGAAGGGGATACAACTAAAGAGGAACAGAAGATATTACAAGGTATTGTCTCTTTTGGTAATACCGATACCAAACAAGTAATGCGTCCTCGTATTGATATTTTTGCATTAAGCTCAGATATGAAATTCATAGAGGTTATTGATGAAATTAAAAAAAGAGGATATTCTAGAATTCCTGTTTTTACCGAGAATATGGATAATGTTCAAGGGGTTTTGTATGTAAAAGATTTGCTACCTTATATAGAGCGTAAAACTTTTAATTGGATGTCTTTAATTAGGGAGCCCTATTTTGTTCCTGAGAATAAAAAATTAGATGATTTATTATTGGAGTTCCAAGATAAAAAAAATCATTTAGCCGTTGTTGTAGATGAGTACGGAGGAACCTCAGGCATTGTTACTTTAGAAGATATTATTGAAGAAATTGTTGGAGATATAAGTGATGAGTTTGATGATGAAGATTTAATATTCTCAAAATTAGATGATCATAATTATATTTTTGATGGAAAGACGAACCTGAAAGATTTTTATCGTGTCGTAAAAATTGATGATGAAAGTGACTTTGAAGATCAAAAAGGAGAATCTGAAACAATTGCTGGCTTTATTTTAGAAATAGCAGGTAGTTTTCCTAAAAGAGGAGAAAAAATTTTATTTAAAGACTATAAGTTTATTGTAGAAAGTTTAGATAAAAAAAGATTGAAACAAATTAAAGTTACATTGCCTAATGAACTGTAA
- a CDS encoding single-stranded DNA-binding protein produces MSGTLNKVMLIGHLGDEVKIHYFDGGNCIARFPLATNESYTNRQTGEKVVNTDWHNIVIRNKAAEVCEKYLSKGDKVYVEGRLKNRQWQGEDGQARYTTEVHVQDFTFLTTKKEGMGGAQSAPSVKPMTQKPTENTNKPSSPAPANSQPQQDDDLPF; encoded by the coding sequence ATGAGTGGTACGTTAAATAAAGTTATGTTAATAGGTCATTTAGGTGATGAAGTTAAAATTCATTATTTCGATGGTGGTAATTGTATTGCGCGTTTTCCGCTAGCAACAAACGAGTCATATACCAATAGACAAACAGGAGAAAAGGTAGTAAATACAGATTGGCACAATATTGTTATTAGAAATAAAGCTGCTGAAGTTTGTGAAAAATATTTAAGTAAGGGAGACAAGGTTTACGTAGAGGGAAGGTTGAAAAACAGACAATGGCAAGGGGAGGATGGGCAAGCGCGATATACAACTGAGGTTCATGTTCAAGACTTTACTTTTTTAACAACTAAAAAAGAAGGTATGGGTGGCGCTCAATCAGCTCCATCTGTAAAGCCAATGACTCAGAAACCAACAGAAAACACAAATAAACCTTCTTCTCCGGCACCAGCTAATAGTCAGCCTCAACAAGATGATGACTTACCATTTTAA
- the mutY gene encoding A/G-specific adenine glycosylase, with the protein MIFSKQILLWYAENKRNLPWRNTTNPYNIWLSEIMLQQTRVAQGTPYYLKFVKNFPTIQDLASASEEEVLKLWQGLGYYSRARNLHATAKIVSDTYNGVFPNTYKELLKLKGVGDYTASAIASISFNLPEPVVDGNVYRVLSRFFGIALPINSTEGVKHFKDLARKVMDSDDIRDYNQGIMEFGAIQCTPKSPNCSVCPLKNNCVSYKDNRIGELPVKLKKIKVKIRYFNYLVIVNNNNETYLQKRIGKGIWQNLYEFPLVEAENEIDENIILSKLSQFIDIDESVDLVKHNSDKVVHKLSHQHLYTTFWIVSSEGEILNGIPVEDLGKYPVPVLIADFIKTFNF; encoded by the coding sequence ATGATTTTTTCGAAACAAATTCTTCTCTGGTACGCTGAAAACAAAAGGAATCTTCCTTGGCGAAATACGACAAACCCTTATAATATTTGGTTGTCTGAAATCATGTTACAGCAGACTAGAGTAGCTCAAGGTACTCCTTATTATTTGAAATTTGTAAAAAATTTTCCAACTATTCAAGATTTAGCGTCGGCAAGTGAAGAAGAGGTTTTAAAACTTTGGCAAGGTTTAGGGTATTATTCACGTGCTCGAAACCTACATGCAACAGCAAAAATTGTTTCTGATACTTATAATGGCGTTTTTCCTAATACTTATAAAGAGCTTTTAAAGTTAAAAGGGGTTGGTGATTATACAGCGAGTGCTATAGCATCTATTAGTTTCAATTTACCAGAACCAGTTGTTGATGGAAATGTATATAGGGTATTGTCAAGATTTTTTGGAATAGCTTTACCTATTAATAGTACTGAGGGTGTTAAGCACTTTAAAGATTTAGCTCGAAAAGTAATGGACTCTGATGATATAAGAGATTATAATCAGGGTATAATGGAGTTTGGAGCTATACAGTGTACTCCTAAAAGCCCTAATTGCTCAGTTTGTCCTTTAAAAAATAATTGTGTTTCTTATAAAGACAATAGAATAGGTGAGCTACCCGTTAAATTAAAAAAGATTAAAGTTAAAATCAGGTATTTTAATTACCTTGTTATTGTAAATAATAATAACGAAACATATTTACAGAAAAGGATAGGTAAGGGTATTTGGCAAAATTTATATGAATTTCCGCTTGTGGAAGCTGAAAACGAGATAGATGAAAATATTATTTTATCTAAGTTGAGCCAATTTATAGATATAGATGAAAGTGTTGATTTAGTTAAGCATAATTCAGATAAGGTCGTACATAAATTGTCGCATCAGCATTTGTATACTACTTTTTGGATAGTGAGCAGTGAAGGAGAAATTTTAAACGGAATTCCAGTAGAAGATTTAGGTAAATATCCTGTTCCAGTTTTGATCGCAGATTTTATAAAGACGTTTAATTTTTAG
- a CDS encoding HU family DNA-binding protein, with amino-acid sequence MTKADIVTRISEKLGIEKGDVQATVESFMEEVKYSLENGDNVYLRGFGSFIIKTRAEKTGRNISKNTTIKIPAHNIPSFKPAKVFVESVKSNVEVK; translated from the coding sequence ATGACGAAAGCGGATATTGTAACGAGAATCTCAGAAAAACTGGGAATTGAAAAAGGAGATGTACAGGCAACTGTTGAATCTTTTATGGAAGAAGTGAAATATTCATTGGAAAATGGAGACAATGTATATTTAAGAGGTTTTGGTAGTTTTATCATCAAAACTAGAGCTGAAAAAACAGGTAGAAATATTTCAAAAAATACTACCATTAAAATACCTGCTCATAATATTCCTTCTTTTAAACCAGCAAAGGTTTTTGTAGAAAGTGTAAAGAGCAATGTTGAAGTAAAATAA